The following proteins are co-located in the Primulina tabacum isolate GXHZ01 chromosome 11, ASM2559414v2, whole genome shotgun sequence genome:
- the LOC142518285 gene encoding mitogen-activated protein kinase kinase 10-like: MTSMRERRQQQALRLMLPLDLNYVLMSFPSSGSSSSLSSASSGSNSSWLGTKCISDLKKLEILGHGSGGTVYKVCHEQTGMIYALKVLHDFDNLEDVDYRQLAMSEADILTRVDNSEYIVRCLGVLDSGFKEGNGRRGDLCFVMEYMDMGSLHDILSKNKKLPESVISGIARNVLKGLQYLHGMQIVHGDIKPSNLLVNGAKGEVKLADFGASRVINRNQADSMDSCVGTCAYMSPERMDPEKWNKDGCSGGFAGDIWSLGLVAMECYVGRFPLIMPGQKPDWVTLMCAICFEVDVKPLLRLASLEFQSFCQRCLERDWRIRGTVEELLSHPFVNNNTSSNENIIYCVDTNLEI, translated from the exons ATGACTTCGATGAGGGAAAGAAGACAGCAACAGGCTTTGAGATTGATGTTGCCTTTGGACCTTAATTACGTTCTTATGTCGTTTCCATCATCAGGGTCGTCATCATCATTGTCGTCTGCAAGTTCGGGCTCAAATTCTAGCTGGCTAGGTACTAAATGCATTTCGGACCTCAAGAAACTCGAAATTCTTGGACATGGCAGTGGTGGCACTGTTTACAAGGTTTGTCATGAGCAGACTGGTATGATTTATGCTTTGAAAGTGCTGCACGACTTCGATAACTTGGAAGACGTCGACTATCGACAACTGGCGATGAGTGAAGCAGATATACTCACACGTGTCGACAACTCGGAGTACATTGTGAGGTGTTTAGGTGTTCTCGATAGTGGATTTAAAGAGGGTAATGGTAGAAGAGGTGATCTTTGCTTCGTGATGGAGTACATGGATATGGGATCATTGCACGATATACTGAGCAAGAACAAGAAACTGCCTGAGAGCGTGATTTCAGGGATAGCAAGAAATGTGTTGAAAGGGTTGCAATAtttgcatgggatgcaaatagTGCATGGAGACATAAAACCCTCAAATTTGTTGGTGAATGGAGCAAAAGGAGAGGTGAAACTAGCCGATTTTGGTGCGAGTCGAGTGATAAACCGAAACCAGGCAGACAGTATGGACTCTTGTGTGGGCACGTGCGCGTACATGAGTCCTGAGAGGATGGACCCTGAGAAATGGAACAAGGATGGGTGCTCGGGAGGGTTTGCGGGAGACATATGGTCACTCGGCCTGGTGGCTATGGAATGTTACGTGGGGCGTTTCCCGTTGATCATGCCGGGGCAGAAGCCTGATTGGGTGACTTTGATGTGTGCGATTTGCTTTGAAGTGGATGTGAAACCCTTGCTAAGGTTGGCTTCTTTGGAGTTCCAGAGTTTTTGCCAAAGGTGTTTGGAAAGAGACTGGAGGATCAGAGGGACTGTGGAAGAGCTTCTTTCTCACCCTTTTGTTAACAATAATACATCTTCTAATGAAAA CATAATATATTGTGTGGATACAAACTTGGAGATCTAG